Proteins encoded in a region of the Streptomyces sp. NBC_00258 genome:
- a CDS encoding transglycosylase domain-containing protein, translating to MSTRRRAPRPRLHTLRTYLRTLRTYLRRTRTRRLRRALATLLALFLTACAALVVAYRTTGIPDPHPETVSQSTVFVDAEGEYLGRRGPVDRQDISLKQVPRHVQDAVIAAENRSFRTDSGVAPTAILRAAIATVTGGERQGGSTITQQYVKNALLTPEQSLSRKAREALIAVKLDRTRSKDDILEGYLNTVYFGRGAAGVESAARNYFGVGAKDLTVSQGAALAGIVNLPSYYERAGADAKVTGTLERRWAWVLDAMADSGAISDRERTAARFPAFRFYPPGDTDGGRQYLIDAASAEAADRLGITEDQLARGGYKVHTTFDLGLQDETAELVRDRTPAGVKGARLHTAVVATVPGDGAVRVLYGGADYAHQPFNDAVDGAVEAGTATEPFTFAGIRLGEPLTDLPKETAPTPMRLNSAYATVAAGGTYATPYTVTKITRGDRTVHTARPKTRTAMGEKEVAVVTELMHGSLGPDTPGTPGTAVKPVATGVGAAFLPVTSHAAGAGSGPGARTVWQSVYSPRLALTVALFAERGGKPARVAGLTGEYPPAEHAALQAGEVWRLAGSPGTEGPAAEAWPGAKSEADAEAGAKAGTVAGTGAGAKGEGTGDGRGTGKADVTRTGPPVGGQDGGVVPWEGAR from the coding sequence ATGAGCACCCGCCGCCGCGCCCCGCGGCCCCGCCTCCACACCCTGCGGACCTACCTCCGTACCCTGCGGACCTACCTCCGCCGCACCCGCACCCGCCGTCTGCGGCGCGCCCTGGCCACCCTCCTCGCCCTGTTCCTCACGGCCTGCGCCGCGCTCGTCGTCGCGTACCGCACGACCGGGATCCCCGACCCGCACCCGGAGACGGTCAGCCAGAGCACGGTCTTCGTGGACGCCGAGGGCGAGTACCTGGGCCGGCGCGGGCCTGTCGACCGCCAGGACATCTCCCTCAAGCAGGTGCCCCGGCACGTCCAGGACGCCGTGATCGCCGCGGAGAACCGCTCCTTCCGTACGGACTCGGGGGTCGCCCCTACCGCGATCCTGCGGGCGGCCATCGCGACCGTGACGGGCGGCGAGCGGCAGGGCGGCTCCACGATCACGCAGCAGTACGTGAAGAACGCCCTGCTGACACCGGAGCAGTCTCTGAGCCGCAAGGCACGCGAGGCGCTGATCGCCGTGAAGCTCGACCGCACACGGTCCAAGGACGACATCCTGGAGGGCTACCTCAACACGGTGTACTTCGGCCGCGGGGCAGCCGGTGTCGAATCGGCGGCGCGGAACTACTTCGGCGTGGGCGCAAAGGACTTGACGGTCTCCCAGGGCGCGGCGCTGGCGGGGATCGTCAACCTCCCCTCGTACTACGAGCGGGCCGGCGCCGACGCGAAGGTGACCGGGACACTGGAGCGCCGCTGGGCCTGGGTGCTGGACGCCATGGCGGACTCGGGCGCGATCAGCGACCGCGAGCGGACGGCCGCCCGCTTCCCGGCGTTCCGCTTCTATCCGCCGGGCGACACGGACGGCGGGCGTCAGTACCTGATCGACGCGGCGTCCGCCGAGGCCGCCGACCGGCTCGGCATCACGGAGGACCAGCTGGCGCGCGGCGGCTACAAGGTGCACACCACCTTCGACCTCGGTCTGCAGGACGAGACGGCGGAGCTGGTCCGCGACCGTACGCCCGCGGGCGTGAAGGGGGCGCGGCTGCACACCGCCGTCGTCGCGACCGTTCCCGGCGACGGCGCGGTCCGCGTGCTGTACGGCGGCGCGGACTACGCGCACCAGCCGTTCAACGACGCCGTCGACGGGGCGGTCGAGGCGGGCACGGCCACCGAACCGTTCACGTTCGCGGGCATCCGGCTGGGCGAGCCGCTGACCGACCTGCCGAAGGAAACGGCTCCGACGCCGATGCGCCTGAACTCCGCGTACGCGACCGTGGCCGCCGGGGGCACGTACGCGACGCCGTACACGGTCACGAAGATCACCCGTGGGGACCGTACGGTGCACACCGCGCGCCCGAAGACGCGTACCGCGATGGGCGAGAAGGAGGTCGCGGTGGTCACCGAGCTGATGCACGGCTCGCTCGGTCCGGACACTCCGGGCACTCCGGGCACTGCGGTCAAGCCGGTCGCGACGGGGGTCGGGGCCGCGTTCCTGCCGGTGACCAGCCATGCGGCGGGCGCGGGCAGCGGGCCCGGGGCGCGGACTGTCTGGCAGAGCGTGTACTCGCCGCGGCTCGCCCTCACCGTCGCCCTGTTCGCCGAGCGCGGGGGCAAGCCGGCCCGGGTCGCGGGGCTGACCGGCGAGTATCCGCCCGCCGAGCACGCGGCGCTGCAGGCGGGGGAGGTGTGGCGGCTGGCGGGTTCGCCCGGGACGGAGGGGCCTGCGGCGGAGGCTTGGCCGGGGGCCAAGTCCGAGGCCGATGCCGAGGCGGGAGCCAAGGCCGGAACCGTAGCCGGGACCGGTGCCGGAGCCAAGGGCGAGGGCACTGGTGACGGCAGGGGCACGGGCAAGGCCGACGTCACCCGGACGGGCCCGCCCGTTGGTGGGCAGGACGGGGGCGTGGTGCCGTGGGAGGGTGCCCGGTGA